The Deinococcus sedimenti genome window below encodes:
- the topA gene encoding type I DNA topoisomerase, whose amino-acid sequence MPRSSAHTLVIVESPAKARTIEKYLGKGYTVESSIGHIRDLPKSAADIPEKYKGKAWARLGLDVENDFQPLYVVSPEKRAHVAKLRKLAQDADEIILATDDDREGESIAWHLFQELKPKVPVRRMVFHEITKEAIQAAIAAPRQIDTNLVEAQEARRALDRLYGYEVSPVLWKKVAPKLSAGRVQSVATRMLVQRERERMRFVSATWWDLLVTAQTADGQSFPARLTDLAGQKLALGRDFDPLTGRLKDGVVARLLTEAEARALAEGLAGQPLTVTSAEEKPFTQRPYPPFITSTLQQEGSRKLGFAATRTMRAAQRLYEQGYITYMRTDSTNLSEEAVKAARSQVAQMYGANYLSPQPRVYTKKAKNAQEAHEAIRPAGSSFRTPDSLKTELSGDEWRLYDLIWKRTVACQMADARGRGLRVRLGGKAKGGEEVALSASGRTIDFPGFLRAYVEGSDDPSAALEDRETPLPPLSEGQRVTADGAKPEGHETQPPARFTEASLVQSLEAAGIGRPSTYASILGTIQDRGYATKKGQALIPSWTAFATSALLEHHFGTLVDYDFTAKMEEDLDEIAGGRESRVPYLKRFYLGDQGQGMALKPTIERQMGEIDARGIATIRVPKLEGSGVEVRVGRFGPYMERGEQKANLPEDLAPDELTAEKAEEILARPSGDRPLGTDPDTGMPVVARAGRYGPYVTLGDTNPPARSASLFPGDDLGTLSLERALQLLTLPRLVGSSEGEEVWAFNGKYGPYLKRGNDSRSLATHEQLFTVTLPEAEALFLQPRFRARAAAAGPLRTFEFPGRAAIQLKDGRFGPYLTDGERNATLRKGETPENLTAERALEILEERGKEPKKKPGKATATKKAAPKTGTSKTTAKAGAKKPAASKAAIKKPAAKKPAAKAAPAKTTFTWADLQPHLGVLSDPERRLVTATRGEGRKVEDVAPELGLDVKKAKGMALQASKKLNQAARGE is encoded by the coding sequence ATGCCCAGATCCTCTGCCCACACGCTGGTTATCGTCGAGTCGCCTGCCAAGGCCCGCACCATCGAGAAGTACCTCGGAAAGGGGTACACGGTGGAGTCGTCCATCGGGCACATCCGTGACCTGCCGAAAAGTGCGGCGGACATTCCCGAGAAGTACAAGGGCAAGGCCTGGGCGCGCCTGGGCCTGGACGTCGAGAACGACTTCCAGCCGCTGTACGTGGTGTCGCCCGAGAAGCGCGCGCACGTGGCGAAGCTGCGCAAGCTGGCGCAGGACGCCGACGAGATCATTCTCGCGACCGACGATGACCGCGAGGGCGAGAGCATCGCGTGGCACCTGTTCCAGGAGCTGAAGCCGAAGGTGCCGGTGCGGCGCATGGTGTTCCACGAGATCACCAAGGAAGCGATCCAGGCGGCGATTGCCGCGCCGCGTCAGATCGACACGAACCTCGTGGAGGCGCAGGAGGCCCGCCGGGCGCTGGACCGCCTGTACGGGTACGAGGTCAGTCCGGTGCTGTGGAAGAAGGTCGCGCCGAAACTGTCGGCGGGGCGGGTGCAGTCGGTCGCGACGCGCATGCTGGTGCAGCGTGAACGCGAGCGGATGCGCTTCGTCAGCGCGACGTGGTGGGACCTGCTGGTCACGGCGCAGACGGCGGACGGGCAGAGCTTCCCGGCCCGCCTGACCGATCTGGCGGGGCAGAAGCTGGCGCTGGGCCGTGATTTCGACCCGCTGACCGGGCGACTGAAGGACGGCGTGGTGGCCCGCCTGCTGACCGAGGCCGAGGCGCGCGCACTGGCCGAGGGTCTGGCCGGGCAGCCGCTGACGGTCACGAGCGCGGAGGAAAAACCGTTCACGCAGCGGCCGTACCCGCCGTTCATCACGTCCACGCTGCAGCAGGAGGGGAGCCGCAAGCTGGGCTTCGCCGCGACCCGCACCATGCGCGCCGCGCAGCGCCTGTATGAGCAGGGCTACATCACCTATATGCGTACGGATTCCACGAACCTCTCCGAGGAGGCCGTGAAGGCGGCGCGGTCGCAGGTGGCGCAGATGTACGGCGCGAACTACCTGTCGCCGCAGCCGCGCGTGTACACGAAGAAGGCGAAGAACGCGCAGGAGGCCCACGAGGCGATCCGCCCGGCCGGGAGCAGCTTCCGCACGCCCGACAGCCTGAAGACCGAACTGTCCGGCGACGAGTGGCGCCTGTACGACCTGATCTGGAAGCGCACGGTCGCCTGCCAGATGGCCGACGCGCGTGGTCGTGGGCTGCGCGTCCGCCTGGGCGGCAAGGCGAAGGGGGGTGAGGAGGTGGCCCTGAGCGCGTCGGGCCGCACCATCGACTTCCCCGGCTTCCTGCGCGCGTACGTGGAGGGCAGCGACGATCCCAGCGCCGCGCTGGAGGACCGCGAGACGCCCCTGCCCCCCCTGAGTGAGGGACAGCGCGTGACGGCGGACGGCGCCAAACCCGAGGGGCACGAGACCCAGCCCCCCGCCCGTTTCACGGAGGCCAGTCTGGTGCAGTCGCTGGAGGCCGCCGGGATCGGGCGTCCGAGCACGTACGCGAGCATCCTGGGCACCATCCAGGACCGTGGGTACGCCACGAAGAAGGGGCAGGCGCTGATTCCGTCCTGGACGGCATTCGCCACGAGCGCCCTGCTGGAGCACCACTTCGGGACGCTGGTGGACTACGACTTCACCGCGAAGATGGAAGAGGACCTCGACGAGATCGCCGGGGGGCGCGAGAGCCGCGTGCCGTACCTCAAGCGCTTCTACCTGGGGGACCAGGGGCAGGGCATGGCGTTGAAACCCACCATCGAGCGGCAGATGGGCGAGATCGACGCGCGCGGCATCGCCACCATCCGCGTGCCGAAACTGGAAGGCAGCGGCGTGGAAGTCCGCGTGGGCCGCTTCGGGCCGTACATGGAACGCGGCGAGCAGAAGGCGAACCTGCCCGAGGACCTCGCGCCGGACGAACTGACCGCCGAGAAGGCCGAGGAAATCCTCGCGCGGCCCAGCGGCGACCGCCCCCTGGGCACCGACCCGGACACCGGGATGCCCGTCGTGGCCCGCGCCGGACGGTACGGCCCCTACGTGACGCTGGGCGACACGAACCCACCGGCGCGCAGCGCGAGCCTCTTCCCCGGCGACGACCTGGGCACCCTGAGCCTGGAGCGCGCCCTGCAACTCCTGACCCTGCCCCGACTGGTGGGCAGCAGCGAGGGCGAGGAAGTCTGGGCGTTCAACGGCAAGTACGGCCCGTACCTGAAACGCGGGAACGACAGCCGCAGCCTCGCCACGCACGAGCAGCTGTTCACGGTGACGCTGCCCGAGGCAGAAGCGCTGTTCCTGCAACCGCGCTTCCGGGCACGCGCCGCCGCCGCCGGACCGCTGCGCACCTTCGAGTTCCCGGGCCGCGCCGCTATCCAGCTCAAGGACGGCCGCTTCGGACCGTACCTGACCGACGGCGAACGCAACGCCACGCTGCGCAAGGGTGAGACTCCGGAAAACCTGACCGCCGAACGCGCCCTGGAAATCCTGGAGGAACGCGGCAAGGAACCCAAGAAGAAACCCGGCAAGGCGACCGCCACCAAGAAGGCTGCGCCCAAGACCGGCACGAGCAAGACCACCGCGAAGGCCGGGGCGAAGAAACCCGCCGCCAGCAAGGCGGCAATCAAAAAACCCGCTGCGAAGAAGCCAGCCGCGAAAGCCGCACCCGCCAAGACCACGTTCACCTGGGCGGACCTGCAACCCCACCTGGGCGTCCTGAGCGACCCCGAACGCCGCCTCGTGACCGCCACGCGCGGCGAGGGACGCAAGGTCGAGGACGTCGCCCCTGAACTCGGTCTGGACGTCAAGAAAGCCAAGGGCATGGCCCTCCAAGCCAGCAAGAAACTCAATCAGGCCGCGCGCGGCGAGTAA
- the tdh gene encoding L-threonine 3-dehydrogenase — protein sequence MRALSKQHAQEGIWMTEAPVPTPGPNDLLIKVRKGSICGTDVHIYKWDTWAQKTIPVPMIVGHEYVGTVAAIGSEVRGFQIGDRVSGEGHVTCGHCRNCRAGRRHLCRNTLGVGVNRPGSFAEYLVLPAFNAFKLPDDIPDDIAAIFDPFGNAVHTALSFDLVGEDVLITGAGPIGVMAAAVARHVGARNVVITDINDYRLDLARKMGVTRAVNVAHEDLRTVMTELGMTEGFDVGLEMSGSGPAFAQMVDVMNNGGKIALLGIPAGRVDIDWNGVIFKMLTIKGIYGREMFETWYKMAALIQSGLDLTPIITHHFPISEYQQGFDAMLGGQSGKVILNWE from the coding sequence ATGCGCGCCCTGAGCAAACAACACGCCCAGGAAGGCATCTGGATGACCGAGGCGCCCGTCCCCACGCCCGGCCCGAACGACCTGCTCATCAAGGTCCGCAAGGGCAGCATCTGCGGCACGGACGTGCACATCTACAAGTGGGACACCTGGGCGCAGAAGACCATTCCCGTCCCCATGATCGTCGGGCACGAGTACGTGGGCACGGTCGCCGCGATCGGCAGCGAGGTCCGCGGCTTCCAGATCGGCGACCGCGTCAGCGGCGAGGGCCACGTCACCTGCGGGCACTGCCGCAACTGCCGCGCCGGACGCCGCCACCTGTGCCGCAACACCCTCGGCGTCGGCGTGAACCGCCCCGGGTCCTTCGCGGAGTACCTCGTGCTGCCCGCCTTCAACGCCTTCAAACTCCCCGACGATATCCCGGACGACATCGCCGCGATCTTCGATCCCTTCGGGAACGCCGTGCACACCGCCCTGAGCTTCGACCTCGTCGGCGAGGACGTCCTGATCACCGGCGCCGGACCCATCGGCGTGATGGCCGCCGCCGTCGCCCGGCACGTCGGCGCGCGCAACGTCGTCATCACGGACATCAACGACTACCGCCTGGACCTCGCCCGGAAGATGGGCGTCACCCGCGCCGTGAACGTCGCCCACGAGGACCTCCGCACCGTCATGACCGAACTCGGCATGACCGAAGGCTTCGACGTCGGCCTGGAAATGAGCGGCTCCGGCCCCGCCTTCGCGCAGATGGTCGACGTCATGAACAACGGCGGCAAGATCGCCCTGCTCGGCATCCCTGCCGGACGCGTGGATATCGACTGGAACGGCGTCATCTTCAAGATGCTGACCATCAAGGGCATCTACGGCCGCGAGATGTTCGAAACCTGGTACAAGATGGCCGCCCTCATCCAGTCCGGCCTCGACCTGACCCCCATCATCACCCACCACTTCCCCATCAGCGAGTACCAGCAGGGCTTCGACGCCATGCTCGGCGGCCAGAGCGGCAAAGTCATCCTGAACTGGGAATAG
- the murJ gene encoding murein biosynthesis integral membrane protein MurJ yields MTFEDAGPPDAPRPASPKKSLRANTIIVMLGTLGSRLSGILRQMALNNLFSVTLVEAFNTAITIPNLLRELLAEGALVNSFIPVYKTLDDAERRRLAQAFSGVLIAVNLLLMAAGILAAPYLVDLLLAGQSNIDRELALFMTRMVMPFLMLISLSAIAMGLLNADEHFRESSFAPVAFNIASIAALVLLPKQAEWLAFGWLLGGVAQLVVQLPALNRFGLLPTPALMGHPAVRRVLRQMAPFTLTAGARQFLNVYVLRLLSDARLFESGTQAGYFNAQALFTTVNGLFVVSPVLAVFPRFSQAAAEQNWAQFRALTASTIRTTTFLAAPMSALIIALSPYVISIINTHAPRSAEETVKFLAGAGILSSWSLALVPWALVTVLLRTFYARERTREAVTISAIGFVLEVGLYRLLVPPLGLIGFGLSTTISGLLMTAALIVLYRRAVGFPAREVMGHLLRVVPLAGVAGGAAWLIARALPIQPGFILTSLPVLALAGGAGLAVYLGGALALRMPEVAAVTRRLKR; encoded by the coding sequence ATGACCTTCGAGGACGCCGGACCGCCCGACGCGCCCCGGCCCGCCAGTCCGAAGAAGTCCCTGCGGGCGAACACGATCATCGTGATGCTCGGCACGCTCGGCTCGCGCCTGAGCGGCATCCTGCGCCAGATGGCCCTGAACAACCTGTTCAGCGTGACGCTGGTCGAGGCGTTCAACACGGCCATCACCATCCCGAACCTGCTGCGGGAACTGCTGGCCGAGGGCGCCCTGGTGAACTCGTTCATCCCGGTCTACAAGACCCTGGACGACGCCGAGCGCAGGCGGCTGGCGCAGGCGTTCAGCGGCGTGCTGATCGCCGTGAACCTCCTGCTGATGGCGGCGGGCATCCTGGCCGCGCCGTACCTCGTGGACCTGCTGCTGGCCGGGCAGTCGAACATTGACCGGGAACTGGCGCTGTTCATGACGCGCATGGTCATGCCGTTCCTGATGCTGATCAGCCTGTCCGCCATCGCCATGGGGCTGTTGAACGCCGACGAGCACTTCCGCGAGAGCAGTTTCGCGCCCGTGGCGTTCAACATCGCCAGCATCGCGGCGCTGGTGCTGCTGCCCAAGCAGGCCGAGTGGCTGGCGTTCGGGTGGCTGCTCGGCGGGGTGGCGCAGCTGGTCGTGCAGTTGCCCGCCCTGAACCGCTTCGGGCTGCTGCCCACCCCGGCCCTGATGGGTCACCCGGCGGTGCGTCGCGTGCTGCGTCAGATGGCGCCGTTCACCCTGACCGCCGGTGCGCGGCAGTTCCTGAACGTGTACGTGCTGCGCCTGCTGTCCGACGCGCGGCTGTTCGAGTCCGGCACGCAGGCCGGGTACTTCAACGCTCAGGCGCTGTTCACCACCGTGAACGGCCTGTTCGTCGTGTCGCCCGTCCTGGCGGTTTTCCCGCGTTTCTCGCAGGCGGCCGCCGAGCAGAACTGGGCGCAGTTCCGCGCGCTGACGGCCAGTACCATCCGCACCACGACCTTCCTGGCGGCCCCCATGAGCGCGCTGATCATTGCGCTGTCCCCGTACGTGATCAGCATCATCAACACCCACGCGCCCCGCAGCGCCGAGGAGACCGTGAAATTTCTGGCCGGGGCGGGCATCCTGAGCAGCTGGTCCCTGGCGCTGGTGCCGTGGGCGCTGGTGACGGTGCTGCTGCGGACCTTCTACGCGCGGGAACGCACGCGGGAGGCCGTGACGATCAGCGCCATCGGCTTCGTGCTGGAGGTCGGCCTGTACCGGCTGCTGGTGCCACCGCTGGGATTGATTGGCTTCGGGCTGAGCACCACCATCAGCGGGCTGCTCATGACGGCGGCCCTGATCGTCCTGTACCGCCGCGCGGTGGGCTTCCCCGCGCGCGAGGTCATGGGGCACCTGCTGCGCGTCGTGCCACTGGCGGGGGTGGCCGGGGGCGCGGCGTGGCTGATCGCGCGCGCGCTGCCGATCCAGCCGGGGTTCATCCTGACCAGCCTCCCGGTCCTGGCCCTGGCGGGCGGCGCGGGCCTCGCCGTGTACCTGGGCGGCGCGCTCGCCCTGCGGATGCCGGAAGTCGCGGCGGTCACACGACGACTGAAGCGGTAG
- a CDS encoding YdcF family protein yields MRARGATLSIIPLAVTALLLTGFLTAPPLQLPNSAPNPTLIVLGAAQYDGRPSPAFQRRLDHALSLYRQGHVRQVVVTGGRQPGDRYTEGRVGTTYLYQHGVPSGALIAEERSRTTVQNLENARAQLPGGTPVTLVTDAAHAPRALALARAMNMNANVSASPLSPQTSRQYVLREKFALLGYALLGIRL; encoded by the coding sequence ATGCGAGCCCGGGGCGCCACGCTCTCCATCATTCCCCTCGCGGTCACCGCCCTGCTCCTGACGGGCTTCCTGACCGCGCCCCCTCTTCAACTCCCCAACTCCGCACCTAACCCCACCCTGATCGTCCTCGGTGCCGCGCAGTACGACGGACGGCCCAGCCCCGCCTTCCAGCGCCGCCTCGACCACGCCCTCAGCCTCTACCGCCAGGGCCACGTCCGGCAGGTCGTCGTCACCGGCGGCCGCCAGCCCGGCGACCGCTACACCGAAGGCCGCGTCGGCACCACCTACCTGTACCAGCATGGCGTCCCCAGCGGCGCCCTGATCGCCGAGGAACGCAGCCGCACCACCGTCCAGAACCTCGAGAACGCCCGCGCCCAGCTGCCCGGCGGGACACCCGTCACGCTCGTCACCGACGCGGCCCACGCCCCACGCGCCCTCGCGCTGGCCCGCGCCATGAACATGAACGCCAACGTCAGCGCCAGCCCCCTGAGCCCCCAGACCAGTCGCCAGTACGTCCTGCGCGAGAAATTCGCCCTGCTCGGCTACGCGCTGCTCGGCATCCGACTGTAA
- a CDS encoding SRPBCC family protein, which produces MSESIHIKQTIVVRARPDVLYRLALEPKRRAKWDPNLAKAEYEGEGGRLANNSLVRFKFTRRLLGLSFTAKYGQLQAPQRGGWESVRHVGPLEKLTQGWIFKPMPGGTEVTLTVHGKVRYKWVRVPVERVLHNMVATTLLELQRTVDAQGAQLMEDMGRELAEKQKADQKAAKEAAKAAKRKK; this is translated from the coding sequence ATGTCGGAGTCCATTCACATCAAGCAGACGATCGTGGTCCGTGCCCGCCCGGACGTCCTGTACCGCCTCGCGCTGGAGCCGAAACGCCGCGCGAAATGGGACCCGAACCTCGCCAAGGCCGAGTACGAGGGCGAGGGCGGCCGCCTCGCGAACAACTCGCTCGTGCGCTTCAAGTTCACGCGCCGCCTGCTGGGCCTGAGCTTCACCGCGAAGTACGGGCAGCTTCAGGCTCCGCAGCGCGGCGGCTGGGAAAGCGTCCGGCACGTCGGCCCGCTGGAGAAACTCACGCAGGGCTGGATCTTCAAACCCATGCCCGGCGGGACCGAGGTGACCCTGACCGTGCACGGCAAGGTCCGTTACAAGTGGGTGCGGGTACCCGTCGAGCGCGTCCTGCACAACATGGTCGCCACGACCCTGCTGGAACTCCAGCGGACCGTGGACGCCCAGGGCGCGCAGCTCATGGAGGACATGGGCCGCGAACTGGCCGAGAAGCAGAAAGCCGACCAGAAGGCCGCGAAGGAAGCCGCGAAGGCCGCCAAGCGCAAGAAGTAA
- a CDS encoding phytoene desaturase family protein: protein MTLDAVVVGAGPNGLSAAVTLARAGLRVQVLETHARVGGGLSSAPLTLPGFTHDVGSAIHPLAAASPAFRAWPLHAFGLDWVQPDAPATHPLPGGRSATLERDLHATAEALGRDGPAWVRLMGPLMHDWEGLLDDLLRPLPRLPRHPLSLVRFGLRGLPSAQLVGDTLFRTPEGRALWAGLAAHSNLPLSAPGTAAVTLVLALLAHAVGWPFPRGGAQALADALRAYLEFLGGKVLTGVTVRSARDLPPARVTLVDSSPHVLLDVLGDRAPGWYRAALEGYRYGPGLQKLDYALSGPMPWADPRVARAATVHLGGLAPDVTLSERVAGRQVAARPYVLAAQHSLFDPSRAPAGQHTFWAYSHVPSGFAGDASGPMEAQIDRFAPGWRDLILARRRTTAPELQAFSPVFQGGDVNGGRGDLWGLLARPLPTPTPYRTPVKGVYLCSSATPPGGGIHGMSGYHAAHAALHDEFRLRAP, encoded by the coding sequence ATGACGCTGGACGCCGTGGTGGTGGGGGCCGGACCGAACGGCCTGTCGGCGGCCGTGACGCTGGCCCGCGCGGGGCTGCGCGTGCAGGTGCTCGAAACGCATGCCCGGGTCGGAGGTGGCCTGAGCAGCGCGCCCCTGACGCTGCCGGGCTTCACGCATGACGTGGGGTCGGCGATTCATCCGCTGGCGGCGGCCAGTCCGGCGTTCCGGGCGTGGCCGCTGCACGCGTTCGGGCTGGACTGGGTGCAGCCCGACGCCCCCGCCACCCATCCGCTGCCGGGCGGGCGGAGCGCGACTCTGGAACGGGACCTGCACGCGACCGCCGAGGCCCTGGGGCGGGATGGTCCCGCCTGGGTGCGCCTGATGGGGCCGCTCATGCACGACTGGGAGGGGCTGCTGGACGACCTGCTGCGGCCCCTGCCGCGCCTGCCCCGTCACCCGCTGTCCCTGGTGCGGTTCGGACTGCGGGGCCTCCCGAGCGCGCAGCTGGTCGGCGACACCCTCTTCCGCACGCCGGAGGGCCGCGCGCTGTGGGCGGGTCTGGCGGCGCACAGCAACCTGCCGCTGAGTGCGCCCGGCACGGCGGCCGTGACGCTGGTGCTGGCGCTGTTGGCGCATGCGGTCGGCTGGCCGTTCCCACGCGGGGGGGCGCAGGCGCTGGCGGACGCCCTGCGCGCGTACCTGGAATTCCTGGGCGGCAAGGTCCTGACCGGCGTGACCGTGAGGTCCGCGCGTGACCTGCCGCCCGCCCGCGTGACCCTGGTGGACAGCAGCCCCCACGTGCTGCTGGATGTGCTGGGGGACCGCGCGCCCGGCTGGTACCGCGCCGCGCTGGAGGGGTACCGCTACGGGCCGGGCCTTCAGAAACTCGACTACGCGCTGTCCGGCCCCATGCCCTGGGCGGACCCGCGCGTGGCGCGCGCCGCGACCGTACACCTGGGCGGCCTCGCGCCGGACGTCACCCTGTCCGAGCGGGTCGCGGGGCGGCAGGTGGCTGCGCGGCCCTACGTGCTCGCCGCGCAGCACAGCCTGTTCGACCCCAGCCGCGCACCCGCCGGGCAGCACACGTTCTGGGCGTACTCGCACGTCCCGTCCGGCTTCGCGGGCGACGCCAGCGGGCCGATGGAGGCACAGATCGACCGCTTCGCGCCCGGCTGGCGCGACCTGATCCTGGCCCGGCGCCGCACCACCGCCCCCGAGTTACAGGCGTTCAGTCCGGTCTTCCAGGGCGGGGACGTGAACGGCGGGCGCGGCGACCTGTGGGGCCTGCTGGCCCGCCCGCTGCCCACCCCCACCCCGTACCGCACCCCGGTGAAAGGGGTGTACCTCTGCTCCAGCGCCACCCCGCCCGGCGGCGGCATCCACGGCATGAGCGGATACCACGCCGCTCATGCCGCCCTGCACGACGAGTTCAGGCTCCGCGCTCCATGA
- the dnaJ gene encoding molecular chaperone DnaJ — MDYYELLGVAKTASADEIKSAYRKLALKYHPDRNKEAGAAEKFTQINEAYAVLSDAEKRAHYDRFGSVPGAGMPGGDPFGGMGGAGFDPMDIFEQLFGGAMGGRGGRRGPARGDDLETEAFVTLAQARAGEEIEVTVDRLTTCEHCDGSKTEPGGKPPKTCTTCGGAGAVRAQARTIFGVVETQQACPTCRGEGQIVQDPCTVCKGRGRTLKAETVKVKLPKGIDEGYRIRVSGAGNEGPGGNGDLYVHIEMEKHPELRREQEHLIHTAKIGFAKAALGGQITVPTLDGPHTVEVKAGTQHGELHRLRGQGMPRLQGSGSGDLIVEYDVIVPRPGQLTPEAREALLAYARAVGDEVNEKHEGFFDRVGKIFRGE, encoded by the coding sequence ATGGATTACTACGAACTGCTGGGCGTCGCGAAGACTGCGAGTGCCGATGAAATCAAGTCCGCCTACCGTAAACTCGCGCTGAAGTACCACCCGGACCGGAACAAGGAAGCCGGGGCGGCCGAGAAGTTCACGCAGATCAACGAGGCGTACGCCGTCCTCAGCGACGCCGAGAAACGCGCGCATTACGACCGCTTCGGCAGTGTGCCGGGCGCGGGCATGCCGGGCGGTGACCCGTTCGGTGGGATGGGCGGCGCGGGTTTCGACCCGATGGACATCTTCGAGCAGCTGTTCGGCGGCGCGATGGGTGGCCGTGGCGGGCGGCGCGGCCCGGCGCGCGGGGACGACCTGGAGACCGAGGCGTTCGTGACGCTCGCGCAGGCCCGCGCGGGCGAGGAGATCGAGGTCACGGTGGACCGCCTGACCACCTGCGAGCACTGCGACGGCTCGAAGACCGAACCCGGCGGGAAGCCGCCCAAGACCTGCACGACCTGCGGTGGGGCGGGCGCGGTGCGCGCGCAGGCCCGCACGATCTTCGGCGTGGTGGAGACGCAGCAGGCCTGCCCCACCTGTCGCGGCGAGGGCCAGATCGTGCAGGACCCCTGCACGGTCTGCAAGGGCCGGGGCCGCACCCTGAAGGCCGAGACCGTGAAGGTCAAGCTGCCCAAGGGGATCGACGAGGGCTACCGCATCCGCGTGAGTGGCGCGGGCAACGAGGGGCCCGGCGGGAACGGCGACCTGTACGTGCACATCGAGATGGAGAAGCACCCCGAGCTGCGCCGCGAGCAGGAGCACCTGATCCACACGGCGAAGATCGGCTTCGCGAAGGCCGCGCTGGGCGGGCAGATCACGGTGCCCACCCTGGACGGCCCACACACGGTCGAGGTGAAGGCCGGAACGCAGCACGGCGAACTGCACCGCCTGCGCGGGCAGGGCATGCCGCGCCTGCAGGGGTCTGGGAGCGGGGACCTGATCGTCGAGTACGACGTGATTGTGCCCAGGCCGGGTCAGCTGACGCCCGAGGCGCGCGAGGCGCTGCTCGCCTATGCCCGCGCGGTGGGGGACGAGGTGAACGAGAAGCACGAGGGTTTCTTCGATCGCGTCGGCAAGATCTTCCGGGGGGAATGA
- a CDS encoding uracil-DNA glycosylase, with product MTQPVPQQFKSALSGRLVVPGWMNLVPGRADGIEIQVDVAAEDLGREQASLLIEYWATPDDLTLQSVLPVRAFAATAEGWCAFVPPQGRVLVRAIDPQPNPPVLASHWINVDPATPAGTTVNVAVKFPEQTPAIQNLLNP from the coding sequence ATGACTCAGCCCGTCCCTCAGCAGTTCAAGAGTGCCCTCAGTGGTCGCCTGGTCGTGCCGGGCTGGATGAACCTCGTTCCCGGCCGTGCCGACGGCATCGAAATTCAGGTGGACGTGGCCGCGGAGGACCTGGGCCGCGAGCAGGCCAGCCTCCTGATCGAGTACTGGGCCACCCCGGACGACCTGACGCTGCAGAGCGTGCTGCCCGTCCGGGCGTTCGCCGCGACCGCCGAGGGCTGGTGTGCGTTCGTGCCGCCGCAGGGCCGCGTGCTCGTGCGGGCCATCGATCCGCAGCCGAACCCGCCGGTGCTGGCCAGCCACTGGATCAACGTGGACCCCGCCACGCCCGCCGGGACGACCGTGAACGTCGCGGTGAAGTTCCCCGAGCAGACCCCGGCCATCCAGAACCTCCTGAACCCCTGA
- the trpS gene encoding tryptophan--tRNA ligase: MGERVRVLTGDRPTGRLHLGHLAGSLRSRVALQDSHEVFVLVADVQGLTDHFDRPDVLRRNVPEVMLDYLGAGLDPARVTFVQQSGVPELTELTVYLLNLVTVSKLRQNPTVKTEIAQKGFGDAVPAGFFIYPAAQVADITAFGAQVVPVGEDQLPMLELTREVVRRFNGLYGPAADVTDVLVEPQALLSASPRLPGLDGHAKMGKSLGNAAYLSDLPDELRRKVMGMFTDPTHLRAADPGTVEGNPVFTYLDAFDPDAARVQALKDHYRAGGLGDVTVKRHLLDVLNAELTPIRERRATYAQDPQAVMTLLRDGTQRGREIAAHTLAQVRAAMF; this comes from the coding sequence ATGGGGGAGAGGGTGCGCGTGTTGACGGGGGACCGCCCGACGGGACGGTTGCACCTGGGGCACCTGGCGGGGTCGCTGCGGTCGCGGGTGGCGTTGCAGGACTCGCACGAGGTGTTCGTGCTGGTCGCGGACGTGCAGGGCCTGACCGATCACTTCGACCGGCCCGACGTGCTGCGTCGGAACGTCCCGGAGGTGATGCTGGACTACCTGGGCGCGGGCCTGGACCCGGCGCGGGTGACGTTCGTGCAGCAGTCGGGCGTGCCGGAACTGACCGAGTTGACCGTGTACCTGCTGAACCTCGTGACGGTGTCGAAGCTGCGGCAGAACCCCACCGTGAAGACCGAGATCGCGCAGAAAGGCTTTGGGGACGCAGTCCCGGCGGGGTTCTTCATCTACCCGGCGGCGCAGGTGGCGGACATCACGGCGTTCGGCGCGCAGGTCGTCCCGGTCGGGGAGGATCAGCTGCCCATGCTGGAACTGACGCGCGAGGTGGTCCGGCGCTTCAACGGGCTGTACGGGCCAGCCGCCGACGTGACGGACGTGCTGGTGGAACCGCAGGCCCTCCTGTCCGCCTCGCCGCGCCTGCCGGGCCTGGACGGGCACGCGAAGATGGGCAAGAGCCTCGGCAACGCCGCATACCTGAGCGACCTGCCGGACGAACTGCGCCGCAAGGTGATGGGCATGTTCACCGACCCCACCCACCTGCGCGCGGCGGACCCCGGCACCGTCGAGGGCAACCCGGTCTTCACGTACCTGGACGCCTTCGACCCCGACGCCGCCCGCGTGCAGGCCCTGAAGGACCACTACCGCGCCGGAGGCCTGGGCGACGTGACCGTCAAACGCCACCTGCTGGACGTCCTGAACGCCGAGTTGACCCCCATCCGCGAACGCCGCGCCACCTACGCGCAGGACCCACAGGCGGTCATGACCCTGCTACGCGACGGCACCCAGCGGGGCCGCGAGATCGCCGCGCACACGCTGGCACAGGTGCGGGCCGCGATGTTCTGA